In Erigeron canadensis isolate Cc75 chromosome 1, C_canadensis_v1, whole genome shotgun sequence, a single window of DNA contains:
- the LOC122585497 gene encoding norbelladine synthase-like, producing MFGTLSEEKEFKVPSSKAWELFSTLELAKVLTGKVCEAIDVVEGDGGVGTILKITLKPGLGFEYYKEKFTKVDKENKIKEVEVVEGGFLDLGFNLYRIRFEIKEDPSDKTGGSSCIVKTTIEYDVKEEFAANASFVSTEPLAAVLSITKEHLEKSAN from the exons ATGTTTGGGACTTTATCAGAAGAGAAAGAATTTAAGGTGCCATCAAGCAAAGCTTGGGAGCTCTTTAGCACCCTCGAGCTAGCAAAGGTCCTTACAGGAAAAGTATGTGAGGCGATTGACGTTGTTGAAGGCGATGGTGGCGTCGGCACCATCCTAAAGATCACCTTAAAGCCTG GGTTAGGCTTTGAGTATTACAAAGAAAAGTTCACTAAAGTTGACAAAGAGAATAAGATCAAGGAAGTAGAAGTGGTGGAAGGGGGATTTCTTGATCTCGGGTTTAACTTATACAGGATCAGGTTCGAGATCAAAGAGGATCCTAGCGATAAGACCGGGGGGTCATCATGTATCGTGAAAACAACCATCGAGTACGATGTTAAGGAAGAGTTTGCTGCCAATGCTTCCTTTGTGTCAACCGAGCCTTTGGCTGCTGTCCTCAGTATTACAAAGGAGCATCTTGAGAAATCTGCTAATTaa
- the LOC122595549 gene encoding norbelladine synthase-like, with amino-acid sequence MFGTLSEEKEVKVPSSKAWELYGTLELGKVVGGKICEAIDVVEGDGGVGTILKLTLKPGSGFTYYNEKFTKVDKENKIKETEVVEGGFLDVGFNLYRIRFEIKDNPNDDVIARSSCLVKTTIEYDVKDEFAANASFATIEPMVALMNVANEHLEKSNN; translated from the exons ATGTTTGGAACTTTATCGGAAGAGAAAGAAGTTAAGGTGCCATCAAGCAAGGCTTGGGAGCTCTATGGCACCCTCGAGTTAGGAAAGGTGGTCGGGGGGAAAATATGTGAGGCGATCGACGTTGTTGAAGGCGATGGTGGCGTTGGTACCATTCTAAAGCTCACCTTAAAGCCTG GATCAGGCTTTACATATTACAATGAAAAGTTTACAAAGGTCGATAAAGAGAACAAGATCAAAGAAACCGAAGTGGTTGAAGGAGGATTTCTTGATGTCGGGTTTAACTTATACAGAATCAGGTTTGAGATCAAAGATAATCCTAATGATGATGTCATAGCAAGGTCATCCTGTCTTGTGAAAACAACCATAGAATATGACGTCAAGGACGAGTTTGCTGCAAATGCTTCTTTTGCGACCATTGAGCCTATGGTCGCTCTTATGAATGTCGCGAATGAGCATCTTGAGAAATCTAATAATTAG